Sequence from the Brevundimonas diminuta genome:
GGCCGCTGGAGGCCTGGCTGGCCGACCAGGCGACCCCGGCCCAGCTGGTGCTGCGTCCGACCGAGCGTCAGGCTATCGAGGGCGTCAACGTCACGCGCAACCGTCTGGTCGTGGCCCTGTACGACAATGTGCGCGGCTCGGTGCGGGTCTACACCCCTGGCCAGGGCGAATGGGCGCACACGACGCTGGACCTGCCTCAGAACGTCTCGGTCGGCGTCGGCTCTGCCTCGGAGAAGGACGACAAGGTCTTCGTCAGCGTCACCGGCTATCTGAACCCGTCCAGCCTGTGGCTGGCCGATGCGGCGACCGGCGCGGTCGATCAGGTCAAGTCCATGCCGGCCAAGTTCGACGCCGCCGGCATGACGGTCGATCAACACGAGGCCCGTTCGGCCGACGGGACGATGATCCCCTATTTCGTGGTGCATAAGGCGGACATGCCGCTGGACGGCTCCAACCCCACGCTTCTGTACGGCTACGGCGGGTTCGAAAGCTCGCTGCTGCCCGGCTATTCGGCGACGGTCGGCAAGCTGTGGCTGGAGCGGGGCGGCGTCTACGTCATCGCCAATACGCGCGGCGGCGGCGAGTTCGGACCCCGCTGGCACGAGGCGGCCCTGCAACAGAACCGTCAGCGCGCGCATGAGGATTTTCAGGCCGTGGCCCTGGACCTGATCGCCCGCGACATCACCAGCCAGCCCAAGCTGGGCATCATGGGCGGCTCGCAGGGCGGGTTGTTCATGGGGGCCATGCTGACCCAGCGACCGGACCTGATCAACGCCGCCGTCATCCAGGTGCCCCTGTTCGACATGCTGCGCTTCCACAAGCTGCTCGCCGGCGCCTCGTGGATCGGCGAATACGGCAACCCCGACATCCCCGAGCAGCGCGCCTGGATCGAGCAGTATTCGCCGTATCAGAACCTGCGCGCGGGCCAGCCCTATCCGGAAGTCTTCATCCATACCTCGACCAAGGACGACCGCGTCCATCCGGGCCATGCCCGCAAGGCGGCGGCGCGTCTGGAAGAGCTGGGCTATCCGGTGCTGTTCTACGAAAACGTCGACGGCGGCCACGCGGCCGGGGCCAACCTGCGCGAAACCGCGCGTCGTCTGGCGCTGGAATACACCTATCTGTCGCGCCGCCTGATGGACACGCCGGCGCAGGAATAGAACTCAATCCTCCCCCGTGAGCGCTTACGAACGGGGGAGGGGGACCACGAAGTGGTGGAGGGGGCGACCCCGCGCACCGTGTCTGGTTCCGCCCCCTCCACCGCCTGACGGCGGTCCCCCTCCCCCGCGACGCGGGGGAGGATCAGATTTGCGGAGTTCAAGCCATGCGTCACCTGATCCTGTCCGCCGCCATTCCGGCGCTTATGCTGGGCGCATGCGCCAATGCTCCGACGCAGCGGTATGCAGAGTATTCGGACCCTCCGGTCATGATCCCGCGTGAAGCGCCGCCCCACTTCCCCCGCGATCTGACCCCAGCGGGCGTCGCGGCCGCGGACGATCATCTGGCGCTGGAGCAGGTGGACGGGGCCGAGGCGATGGCCTTCGTCGCCGAGGAGAACCGCAAATCCTTGGCGGCCCTGACCGGCGATCCGCGCTACGAGACCTTCCGCGCCGAGGCTCAGGCGATCCTGACCGCGACCGACCGCATCCCCAGCCCATCCTTCCTGGGCGACGGGATCGGCAACTTCTGGCAGGACGCGACCAATCCCAAGGGCGTCTGGCGCCGCACGACGCTGGCCAGCTACCGGACCGCGACGCCGCAGTGGGAGACGCTGCTGGACATCGACGCCTTGTCCAAGGCGGAGGGCAAGGACTGGGTGTTCAAGGGCGCCGATTGCCTGGCGCCGGACGACACGCGCTGCCTGATCAATCTGTCCAACGGCGGCAAGGACGCGGTGGTCGTGCGGGAGTTCGACCTGACCACCAAACGTTTCGTGGATGGTGGTTTCAACCTGCCCGAAGGCAAGCACCGCATCGAATGGCTGGACCGCGACACGCTTCTGGTCGCCACCGACTTCGGCGCCGGAACCATGACGGAGTCCGGCTATCCCTTCATCGTCAAGACGCTGAAGCGTGGCCAGACCCTGAACCAGGCGACCGAGGTCTATCGCGGCGACCAGGGCGACGGCGGCTATGGCGTCAGCCCGGCCGTCTATCGCGACAAGGACGGCAAGGTGACCGCCGTCATCATAACCCGCCCGCTGGACACCTTCCGGTCGGAGACGTGGCAGTTGGCGCACGACGGCAAGACGACCCAGCTTAAGCTTCCCGCCCGCGTCTCGCTCTACGGCGTCCTGAACGACGCCCTGATTTTCTCGCCGGAAGAGAACTGGAGTCTGCCCGGCGGAGGGGCGTTCAAGGGTGGCGACCTGCTGTCGATGCCGCTTGCGGTACTTCACGCGCGGGTCGACGGCGAGACGATCGTTAGCAACGCCGCGCCGCTCATCTTCTCACCCAACGCGCGTCAGGCCGTGGGCGACGTTCGCGTTCTGTCGGATCGCGTCGTCGTTTCCTACACCGACAATGTGCGGGGCCGGGCCGGCGTCTTCCGGTCGAACGGCGAGCGTGGTTGGGACCGTCAGGACATCACCGTCCCCGACAACCTCGCCGTCGGGCTGGGCGACTCGTCCAAATCACGCGGCGAGGTCTTCGTCTCGACCCAGGGCTTCCTCGTCCCTCCGACCCTCAGCCTGGCCGATGCGCACGCCGCGACCCTGACCACGCTGAAGTCAGCGCCCGCCAAGTTCGACGCGTCGCGCGACGTGACCGAACAGTTTGAGGCGACCTCGACCGACGGGACGAAAATTCCCTATTTCGTCACCCGCCCGCGCGACATGAAGCTGGACGGCTCGAACCCGACCGTCATGCTGGGCTACGGCGGTTTCCAGGTCAGCCTGAACCCGGCCTACAAGCCCGAGATGGGCAAGCTGTGGCTGGAGCGGGGCGGGGTCTTCGTTCAGGCCAATATCCGCGGTGGCGGCGAGTTCGGTCCCGATTGGCACCAGGCGGCGCTGGACGGCGATCGTCAGAAGGCGTTCGACGACTTCGCCGCCGTGGCGCGCGATCTGGAACAGCGCGGGATCACCAGCCCGCGTCGCCTGGGCATCTATGGTCGGTCGAACGGCGGGGTTCTGACCTCGGTGTCGATCACCCAGCACCCCGAACTGTTCAATGCGGCGGTGATCGAGAGCCCGCTGGTGGACATGCTGCGCTATCACGAACTGCCGGCCGGGGCGTCGTGGATCGGCGAATACGGCGACCCGCGCATCCCGGAAGAAGCCGCATGGATCGCCAAATATTCCGCCTATCAGCAGCTCCGTCCGGGCCAACCCTATCCGCGCGTCTATCTGACAACCAATACGCGCGACGACCGGGTCCACCCCGGCCATGCGCGCAAGTTCGCCGCGCGCCTGGGCGATATGGGCTATGACCACCTCTATTATGAGGACACGGCCGGCGGCCATTCCAACGACGCCGACCCGGTCGCCAACGCCCGTCGCTGGGCCCGCCACTATGTCTATCTGTCGCAACAGCTGATGGATTGAGGCTTGTTCCTGGGGTCTATCGCGCTTTGCGCTGCTTGAGCCCCGATTGGCTCACGCGATTATGAGGCGCGACGGGAAAGGCCGAGGGTTAAAGACGACGGCATGAACACCAAGGGCTGGATCATCGCGGGCACGATCATGGGGGGCGCCCTCATGTCCGTCGCCTCGGCGGCCCAGCCGGCGGCGGGGCGGCCGCCGCTTGCGCCGCGCCATGCGACGGCCAACGGCCCGCCGGTGGTCGTCGAACTGTTTACCGCCCAAGGCTGCGGCGGCTGCATCGAGGCCAATGCGGCGGTGGAGAAGGCGGCGGCCCAGCCGGGCGTGATCGCCCTGACCTATGGCGTCGACTACTGGGATTATCTGGGTTGGACCGACACCTTCGCCCGGCCCGAGTTCGTTCAGCGCCAGCGCGCCTATCGCGCCGCCCTGCGCCAGCGCGGCGTCTCGACGCCACAGGTCGTGATCGACGGCCGACGTCAGGTGTCGGGCGCCCGCAGCGTCGAGCTTGAAACCGCCATCGGTCAGGAGGCGGTGCGTCAGGCCTGGCCGCCCGAGATCGAATTCCGCGAGAACGGAGCCGGCGTCGGCGTCGGTTCCGGCCGCGCGCCGGTCGGCGGCGCCGAGGTGGTGGCGGTGACCTACACGCCCGGCCCTCAGGTGATCGAGGTCCGTCAGGGCGAGAACCGGGGTCAGGCCGTGCGTCACATGAACGTCGTGCGCGGCGTGACGCGCCTTGGCGAATGGCGCGGCCGACCTATGCTCTACGCCCTGCCGTCCGCCCGCCCTGGCGAGGCCGTGGCGGTGCTGGTGCAAGGCAAGACGGACAAACGCATCCTGGGCGCCGCCGTCAGGGACTAGGCGCCCGCCTTTTTCGCAAAGCCCCACGCCGCGTCGCTTAGGGGACCGACTTGGGCGGCCATGGTCTTGGCGTGGGCGCTGGCGGCGGTGCCGTCGCGGACGCGGCCGGCGATGCCCTGGCAGATGGCCGCCAGACGGAACAGGTTGTAGGCGTAGAGCCAGTCGAGGTTGGCGGGCCGCATTCCCGTCGCGGCGGCGTAGCGTTCGACGGTCTCTTCGACAGACGGGATGCCCAAGGCCTCCAGATCGGCGCCGGCGAGGCCGTTGCGCAGCGAAGCTGGAATAGCCCAGGCGATCAGTAGATAGGAGAAGTCCGCCATCGGATCGCCGAGGGTCGATAGCTCCCAATCCAGCACGGCGCGAACCTCTGCTCGATCCGGCGCTAGGATCATGTTGTCGAGACGAAAGTCGCCGTGGACGATGCGGCTGGGTCCCTCGGCCGGGAGGCTTTCGGGCAGGAAGGCGATCAGCCGATCCATCGCCGGAACCGGCTCGGTCTCCGACGCATGATACTGTTTGGTCCAGCGGCCGACCTGACGCGCAAAATAGTTGCCGGCCTTGCCGTAGTCGCCCAAGCCGATGGCGGCCGGATCGAAGGCGTGCAGCCGGGCCAGCGTGTCCGTCTGGGCTTCATAGACGGCGCGCCGCTCCACGGGCGTCAGGCCGGGCAGTTTCAAGTCCCAGAAGATCCGACCCTCGATCTTGTCCATCACATAGAAGATCGAGCCGATGACGGTTTCGTCCAGGCACAGGGCGTGTGGTTTGGCGACGGGGAAGCCTTGCGCGGCCAGGGCCGAGATGACCTGGAATTCGCGGTCGACGGCGTGGGCGCTGGGCAGCAGCACGCCGGGCGGCTTGCGCCGCAGCACATAGGCGGCCGAGGGCGTCACCAGTTCATAGGTCGGGTTCGACTGGCCGCCCTTGAACTGGCGCACCGTCAGAGGACCGGCGTATCCCGGGACATGGGCGCGCATCCAGGCGTCCAGCGCCGCCTCGTCCAGGCGATAACGCGGATCGACCTCGCGCGTGCCGGAAAAGGCGCTCTGGGCGTCCAGCGGGGCGGCGTCGGTCATGCGGCGGTCCTCATCGTTTCCTTGAGCCGTCCGGATCTCACGCCCGGTCCGGCGCGGCGATGATGGCGGCCTTCACGGCCCGACGCCAGCCGGAAAGCAGACGCTCGCGCTCGTCCGCCTTCATGCGCGGTTTCCAGCAGGCGGGCGCTTCAGCGGGTCGCGCCTCCAGATCGGGCAGCAGTCCGACGCCCAGGGCCGCCAGGCGCGCGGCGCCCAGGGCCGTCATTTCCTGGAAGGCCGGACGCTCCACCTCCACGTCGCAGATGTCGGCGACGAACTGCATGGCGAAACTGTTGGCGGTGACGCCGCCGTCCACCTTAAGCGTCTTAAGAGGCGGGGCGCCGTCGGCGCCCAGGGCGTCGAGCAGGTCGCGCGTCTGATAGGCCAGGGCCTCCAAGGCGGCGCGCACGAAATGGGCCGGACCGGAGTCCCGTGTCAGCCCGACGATGGTCCCTCTCGCTTCCGGCTCCCACCAGGGTGCGCCCAGACCCGTGAAGCCCGGAACCATATAGACCCCGCCGTTGTCCCTGAGGGTCTGCGCCATCGCCTCCGACTGACGCGACTCCGAGATCAGCCCGACCCCGTCCCTTAGCCATTGAATCGCCGACCCGGCCGAGAAGATCGACCCCTCCAGCGCATAGGCGGTCTGGCCGTCGGCCCGGTATCCCAGCGTGCCCAGCAGCCGCCGGGTCGAGGCCACCGGCTCCGCGCCCACATTGGCGACCAGAAAGGCGCCAGTGCCGTAGGTGATCTTGGCGTCCCCGGCCTTGAGCGCCCCATGCCCGACAAGGGCCGCCTGCTGGTCCCCCGCCGATCCGGCGATGGGCAGAGGCTGGCCGAACAGCGCTGGATCGCTCTCGCCGATTACACCCGCGCAAGGGACGATGTCAGGCAGGGCTTCGCGGGGGATGTCGAACAAGGCGCACAAATCGTCACGCCATTCGACCGTCTTCAGATCCATCAAAGACGTGCGTGAAGCATTGGTCGCATCGGTGGCGTGGACACGGCCGCCGGTCAGTTTCCAGATCAGCCAGGCGTCGATCGTACCCAGCTTGACCTCGCCCTTCGCCGCCCGCTCGCGCGATCCGGGCAGAGCATCCAAGAGCCAGGCGAACTTGGTCGCCGAGAAATAGGGATCGAGAATAAGGCCGGTCGTGGACTGGACCCTAGGCTCGTGGCCTAGGGCGGTCAGGCGGGCGGTGACGTCGGCGGTGCGGCGATCCTGCCAGACGATAGCGCGGTGCAAAGGTTCGCCTGTCGCGGCGTCCCAGATCACGGCCGTCTCGCGCTGATTGGTGATGCCGATAGCGTTGAAGCGTGCGACGCCGCCGGCCTTGCGCACCACCTCTCGACAGGTCTGGAGCGTCGCGGTCCAGATTTCGGCGGCATCATGTTCGACCCAGCCGGATTTTGGGAAATGCTGAGCCAGCTCGATCTGGCTGACCGCGACGGGCCTCAGGTCTCCTTTTTCTTCGCCTGCCGCGCTTCGCGCTGCTTGAGGCGCGACCTCGAAGGCGATGGCGCGGGTCGAGGTCGTGCCCTGGTCGATGGCGAGGATCAGGCTCATGGTTCTCTCCCGGCTGCGTCTTGGGTAAGGGGAGCATATGACGACGCACCTGCCCAGCTATGAAGGCGTCCTCGACGCCGCCCGTCAGATCGAGGGGATTGCCGTCCGCACGCCCCTGCTCGAAAGCCCTGCTCTGAACGCGGTGGTCGACGGGCGGGTTCTCATGAAGGCGGAAAGCCTGCAGCGCGCCGGAGCCTTCAAATTTCGCGGCGCCTACAACCGCATCAGCCGACTGACCGATGATGAGAAGGCGCGCGGCGTCGTCGCCTTCTCATCCGGAAACCATGCGCAGGGCGTCGCCGCCGCCGCCGCTATGGTCGGGACGCCGGCGATCATCGTCATGCCGTCGGATTCGCCCAGGGTGAAGGTCGAGGGGGTGATCGGCTTCGGCGGCGAGGTGCGCTTCTACGACCGCTGGAGCGAAAGC
This genomic interval carries:
- a CDS encoding prolyl oligopeptidase family serine peptidase, with amino-acid sequence MIRASAVALATLLASTSLTSVSMAQTPASSPAPASGGFATSDATDPYLWLEEVESERAMEWVKAHNERTFSVLQGDPRYETLHQQALEIVQAQDRIPSPGFTHDGHIDNFWQDAQHVRGLWRRTTLDSYRTATPEWQTILDIDALAAAEGQNWVYKGSTCLQPEERYCLISLSNGGKDAVTLREFDTVERKFVDGGITLPESKGGASWIDKDTLLISRDFGPGTLTNSGYPMVVKRMKRGQTPDQAETLFTGQPTDVSVSGYTLRDADGVVKATLINRSVDFYSSETWRLGDDGALTQLQLPAKSDITGLVQGQLLVSLKQDWTAPSGQDFKTGDLIAWPLEAWLADQATPAQLVLRPTERQAIEGVNVTRNRLVVALYDNVRGSVRVYTPGQGEWAHTTLDLPQNVSVGVGSASEKDDKVFVSVTGYLNPSSLWLADAATGAVDQVKSMPAKFDAAGMTVDQHEARSADGTMIPYFVVHKADMPLDGSNPTLLYGYGGFESSLLPGYSATVGKLWLERGGVYVIANTRGGGEFGPRWHEAALQQNRQRAHEDFQAVALDLIARDITSQPKLGIMGGSQGGLFMGAMLTQRPDLINAAVIQVPLFDMLRFHKLLAGASWIGEYGNPDIPEQRAWIEQYSPYQNLRAGQPYPEVFIHTSTKDDRVHPGHARKAAARLEELGYPVLFYENVDGGHAAGANLRETARRLALEYTYLSRRLMDTPAQE
- a CDS encoding prolyl oligopeptidase family serine peptidase; the protein is MRHLILSAAIPALMLGACANAPTQRYAEYSDPPVMIPREAPPHFPRDLTPAGVAAADDHLALEQVDGAEAMAFVAEENRKSLAALTGDPRYETFRAEAQAILTATDRIPSPSFLGDGIGNFWQDATNPKGVWRRTTLASYRTATPQWETLLDIDALSKAEGKDWVFKGADCLAPDDTRCLINLSNGGKDAVVVREFDLTTKRFVDGGFNLPEGKHRIEWLDRDTLLVATDFGAGTMTESGYPFIVKTLKRGQTLNQATEVYRGDQGDGGYGVSPAVYRDKDGKVTAVIITRPLDTFRSETWQLAHDGKTTQLKLPARVSLYGVLNDALIFSPEENWSLPGGGAFKGGDLLSMPLAVLHARVDGETIVSNAAPLIFSPNARQAVGDVRVLSDRVVVSYTDNVRGRAGVFRSNGERGWDRQDITVPDNLAVGLGDSSKSRGEVFVSTQGFLVPPTLSLADAHAATLTTLKSAPAKFDASRDVTEQFEATSTDGTKIPYFVTRPRDMKLDGSNPTVMLGYGGFQVSLNPAYKPEMGKLWLERGGVFVQANIRGGGEFGPDWHQAALDGDRQKAFDDFAAVARDLEQRGITSPRRLGIYGRSNGGVLTSVSITQHPELFNAAVIESPLVDMLRYHELPAGASWIGEYGDPRIPEEAAWIAKYSAYQQLRPGQPYPRVYLTTNTRDDRVHPGHARKFAARLGDMGYDHLYYEDTAGGHSNDADPVANARRWARHYVYLSQQLMD
- a CDS encoding DUF1223 domain-containing protein, with product MNTKGWIIAGTIMGGALMSVASAAQPAAGRPPLAPRHATANGPPVVVELFTAQGCGGCIEANAAVEKAAAQPGVIALTYGVDYWDYLGWTDTFARPEFVQRQRAYRAALRQRGVSTPQVVIDGRRQVSGARSVELETAIGQEAVRQAWPPEIEFRENGAGVGVGSGRAPVGGAEVVAVTYTPGPQVIEVRQGENRGQAVRHMNVVRGVTRLGEWRGRPMLYALPSARPGEAVAVLVQGKTDKRILGAAVRD
- a CDS encoding phosphotransferase, with the translated sequence MTDAAPLDAQSAFSGTREVDPRYRLDEAALDAWMRAHVPGYAGPLTVRQFKGGQSNPTYELVTPSAAYVLRRKPPGVLLPSAHAVDREFQVISALAAQGFPVAKPHALCLDETVIGSIFYVMDKIEGRIFWDLKLPGLTPVERRAVYEAQTDTLARLHAFDPAAIGLGDYGKAGNYFARQVGRWTKQYHASETEPVPAMDRLIAFLPESLPAEGPSRIVHGDFRLDNMILAPDRAEVRAVLDWELSTLGDPMADFSYLLIAWAIPASLRNGLAGADLEALGIPSVEETVERYAAATGMRPANLDWLYAYNLFRLAAICQGIAGRVRDGTAASAHAKTMAAQVGPLSDAAWGFAKKAGA
- the glpK gene encoding glycerol kinase GlpK, producing MSLILAIDQGTTSTRAIAFEVAPQAARSAAGEEKGDLRPVAVSQIELAQHFPKSGWVEHDAAEIWTATLQTCREVVRKAGGVARFNAIGITNQRETAVIWDAATGEPLHRAIVWQDRRTADVTARLTALGHEPRVQSTTGLILDPYFSATKFAWLLDALPGSRERAAKGEVKLGTIDAWLIWKLTGGRVHATDATNASRTSLMDLKTVEWRDDLCALFDIPREALPDIVPCAGVIGESDPALFGQPLPIAGSAGDQQAALVGHGALKAGDAKITYGTGAFLVANVGAEPVASTRRLLGTLGYRADGQTAYALEGSIFSAGSAIQWLRDGVGLISESRQSEAMAQTLRDNGGVYMVPGFTGLGAPWWEPEARGTIVGLTRDSGPAHFVRAALEALAYQTRDLLDALGADGAPPLKTLKVDGGVTANSFAMQFVADICDVEVERPAFQEMTALGAARLAALGVGLLPDLEARPAEAPACWKPRMKADERERLLSGWRRAVKAAIIAAPDRA